From a single Spongiibacter taiwanensis genomic region:
- a CDS encoding YfgM family protein yields the protein METYRTEEEQVEALKRWWQENGKSTVFAVVLALGGVFGWRAWSDHQQNQAGEASAMFDQLLAADAAVQNTGRPTSTAETLAETVKSAYGSLTYGQFAALYKAKYAVMKGEYSAAAEELQWVLSKGPDAAVRSQTEMRLAQVYFAQGEYDQATALVEGLNGTGYAPEALELKGDILLEQGDADGALVAYREAKAAQKAQQVPSQRPMLDMKINDLASNEQGAQS from the coding sequence GTGGAAACGTATCGCACAGAAGAAGAACAGGTAGAAGCCCTCAAGCGTTGGTGGCAGGAAAACGGTAAGTCCACGGTATTTGCCGTGGTGCTGGCCCTTGGTGGTGTGTTTGGCTGGCGGGCCTGGAGTGATCATCAACAAAACCAGGCTGGCGAAGCGTCGGCCATGTTTGATCAGCTGTTGGCTGCCGATGCTGCAGTACAGAACACGGGGCGTCCGACCTCGACCGCAGAGACCCTGGCGGAAACCGTCAAGTCGGCCTATGGTTCGCTGACCTACGGTCAGTTCGCCGCGTTATACAAAGCAAAATACGCGGTGATGAAAGGTGAATATTCGGCGGCCGCGGAGGAACTTCAATGGGTGTTGTCCAAAGGCCCTGATGCGGCGGTGCGCTCGCAAACCGAGATGCGCTTGGCCCAGGTCTATTTCGCTCAGGGTGAGTACGATCAGGCAACCGCGCTGGTTGAGGGCTTGAACGGCACCGGCTACGCCCCTGAGGCGCTGGAATTGAAGGGCGATATCCTGCTTGAGCAGGGTGATGCTGACGGTGCTCTGGTCGCCTACCGGGAGGCAAAGGCCGCGCAGAAGGCGCAGCAAGTGCCGAGCCAGCGCCCGATGCTGGATATGAAAATTAACGATTTGGCCAGCAATGAACAGGGAGCCCAGTCATGA
- the bamB gene encoding outer membrane protein assembly factor BamB: protein MRGLRIVALAAAFGLLAACSSTPTGKEPAELTSFKAEKKVKKAWSRSIGDGQGDAFYRITPVIDGDDIFVASADGDVAVFKKETGKKVWKESYDLRISGGVGVGSAMVFVGTADGEVVAIDRLSGDIVWKSFVNAEVLGAPAASSRVVVVQTFAGDIFGLNIENGERVWVYNTQPPRLTLRGTSSPVIVRGVALVGLASGRLAAFDIDNGALLWDESISAPQGTTEIERLSDVDGRLLVSNDRSMVVATGYQGNVVAINLGNGRPMWAKEASSYVGPTAGLGYVYVALSDGSVTAFEDQGQGVRWSQSVLARRELTEPAAFSGTVAVADFEGYVHFLSQLDGRLVGRTRADSDGVRAPMLVDGKLLYVYGNSGKLVAYKLQDR, encoded by the coding sequence ATGAGAGGTTTGCGCATTGTTGCCCTGGCGGCGGCCTTCGGTTTGCTCGCCGCCTGTAGCTCCACGCCGACGGGTAAAGAGCCTGCCGAGCTGACCAGTTTCAAGGCAGAGAAGAAAGTCAAAAAGGCCTGGTCGCGGTCCATTGGTGATGGTCAGGGGGATGCTTTCTATCGCATCACGCCGGTTATTGATGGCGACGACATTTTTGTGGCTTCGGCCGACGGCGATGTGGCGGTATTCAAAAAGGAAACCGGCAAGAAAGTCTGGAAAGAATCCTACGACCTGCGGATTTCCGGCGGTGTTGGGGTCGGCTCGGCGATGGTTTTTGTTGGCACCGCCGACGGGGAAGTGGTCGCAATTGACCGGCTCAGCGGCGATATCGTCTGGAAGAGCTTCGTCAATGCCGAGGTGCTTGGTGCGCCAGCTGCCAGCAGCCGAGTGGTGGTGGTGCAAACCTTCGCCGGCGATATCTTTGGTCTGAATATCGAAAATGGCGAGCGGGTGTGGGTCTACAATACCCAGCCACCGCGGCTGACCTTGCGTGGTACCAGCTCGCCCGTGATTGTTCGCGGTGTGGCATTGGTTGGATTGGCCAGTGGCCGCCTGGCGGCCTTTGATATCGACAATGGCGCGCTGTTGTGGGACGAGTCGATTTCCGCGCCCCAGGGGACCACCGAAATCGAGCGCCTGTCAGATGTAGATGGTCGCTTGCTGGTCTCCAATGACCGTTCGATGGTGGTGGCCACCGGATATCAGGGCAATGTTGTGGCGATCAATCTTGGAAATGGTCGGCCAATGTGGGCGAAGGAAGCCTCCAGCTATGTTGGTCCCACTGCCGGGCTGGGTTACGTCTATGTGGCCTTGTCCGATGGCAGCGTGACCGCATTTGAAGATCAGGGCCAGGGTGTGCGTTGGTCCCAGAGCGTGTTGGCCCGTCGCGAGTTGACAGAGCCGGCGGCGTTCAGTGGCACGGTGGCCGTTGCCGATTTTGAAGGCTATGTGCACTTTTTGTCTCAGCTTGACGGTCGTCTGGTGGGCCGCACCCGGGCAGACAGCGACGGCGTTCGCGCGCCGATGCTGGTCGATGGCAAGCTGTTGTATGTCTACGGAAATAGCGGGAAACTTGTCGCTTACAAGCTGCAAGACCGCTGA
- the hisS gene encoding histidine--tRNA ligase yields the protein MARIQSVRGMSDILPGETSQWQYLESVVRALLSRYGYQEIRFPILEQTELFKRSIGEVTDIVEKEMYTFADRNGDSLTLRPEGTASCVRACEQNGLLHNQQQRLWYAGPMFRHERPQKGRLRQFHQIGVETFGMAGPDIDAELIALTARLWRELGINEALTLELNSIGTAESRGRYKAALVDYLAGFVDELDEDSQRRLGTNPLRILDSKSPRTQELLKDAPVLKDYLDDAANAHFSGLCARLDQMGIAYRINTRLVRGLDYYGLTVFEWTTEKLGAQGTVCAGGRYDGLVEQLGGRATPAVGFAMGVERLVLLLETLGVMPASAPSADVFIVAVGERAEIAALTLAERIREGAPQLKVQSNCGGGSFKSQFKKADKSGARWALVLGEEELSRGEVAIKPLRDAAAEQQLVAISAVVDQLTGAAAEQ from the coding sequence TTGGCGCGAATTCAGTCAGTGCGGGGTATGAGCGATATCCTGCCGGGAGAGACCAGTCAATGGCAATACTTGGAGTCAGTGGTACGCGCGCTCCTCAGTCGCTACGGCTACCAGGAAATTCGCTTTCCGATTCTTGAGCAGACCGAGCTGTTTAAGCGCTCGATCGGTGAAGTCACCGATATTGTTGAGAAGGAAATGTACACGTTTGCCGATCGCAACGGCGACAGCCTGACCCTCCGCCCCGAGGGCACGGCCAGTTGCGTGCGTGCCTGCGAGCAAAATGGCTTGCTGCACAACCAGCAGCAGCGGTTGTGGTATGCCGGGCCTATGTTTCGTCATGAGCGTCCCCAAAAGGGGCGGTTGCGCCAGTTCCACCAGATTGGTGTGGAGACCTTCGGCATGGCCGGCCCGGACATTGACGCCGAGCTTATTGCGCTAACAGCGCGTTTGTGGCGCGAGCTGGGCATCAATGAGGCGCTGACGTTGGAGCTGAACAGCATTGGTACGGCGGAGTCCCGGGGTCGCTACAAGGCGGCTCTGGTGGATTACCTGGCGGGGTTTGTCGACGAACTCGACGAAGACAGCCAGCGCCGTCTGGGTACTAATCCCTTGCGTATTCTCGATAGCAAAAGCCCACGCACCCAGGAACTCCTGAAGGATGCGCCGGTACTAAAGGACTACCTTGACGACGCCGCTAACGCGCATTTCAGTGGCCTGTGCGCCCGTCTTGACCAGATGGGCATTGCGTATCGCATCAACACCCGGCTGGTGCGCGGGCTGGATTATTATGGGCTGACGGTGTTTGAATGGACCACCGAAAAGCTCGGCGCTCAGGGCACGGTCTGCGCCGGCGGTCGCTATGACGGTCTGGTAGAGCAGTTAGGTGGGCGTGCAACCCCTGCGGTCGGTTTTGCGATGGGGGTTGAGCGATTGGTGTTGCTGTTGGAAACCCTTGGTGTAATGCCAGCCTCTGCGCCCAGTGCTGATGTATTTATTGTCGCCGTGGGTGAGAGGGCAGAGATCGCAGCGCTGACGCTCGCTGAGCGCATTCGCGAAGGCGCGCCGCAGCTGAAAGTGCAAAGTAACTGCGGTGGCGGCAGTTTTAAGAGCCAGTTTAAAAAGGCAGATAAAAGCGGTGCGCGCTGGGCACTGGTGTTGGGCGAGGAAGAGCTGTCCCGGGGTGAGGTGGCGATCAAGCCCCTTCGCGATGCGGCGGCCGAGCAACAGCTTGTCGCCATTTCGGCGGTGGTGGACCAGCTGACAGGCGCTGCCGCAGAGCAATAA
- the ispG gene encoding flavodoxin-dependent (E)-4-hydroxy-3-methylbut-2-enyl-diphosphate synthase gives MNMTSPIRRRKSRQIHIGKVPVGGDAPISVQSMTNTETRDVAATVAQIKRLEDACADIVRVSVPSLEAAEAFREIRKQVSVPLVADIHFDYKIALKVAEYGVDCLRINPGNIGREDRVRAVIDAAKHHGIPIRIGVNAGSLEKELQRKYGEPTPEALVESAMRHIDILDRLDFQDYKLSVKASDVFMAVAAYRQIASQIEQPLHLGITEAGGLRGGTVKSAVGLGMLLMDGIGDTIRISLAADPVEEVKVGYEILKSLKLRSKGINFIACPSCSRQNFDVIGTMNELEARLEDVTTPLDVAVIGCIVNGPGEAKEADIGLTGGTPRNLVYVGGEKSHKVENVELVDHLENLIREKVAAKQQQEKDLIARS, from the coding sequence ATGAACATGACGTCGCCGATACGTCGCCGTAAGTCGCGGCAGATCCATATCGGCAAGGTCCCGGTAGGTGGCGATGCGCCGATTTCGGTGCAGAGCATGACCAATACCGAAACCCGGGATGTGGCCGCCACCGTTGCCCAGATTAAGCGTCTGGAAGACGCCTGTGCCGATATTGTGCGCGTCTCTGTGCCGAGTCTGGAGGCGGCTGAAGCCTTTCGGGAAATCCGCAAACAGGTATCGGTTCCGCTGGTGGCTGATATCCACTTCGATTACAAAATTGCCCTGAAGGTGGCTGAGTACGGCGTGGATTGTCTGCGGATCAACCCCGGGAACATCGGCCGGGAAGATCGGGTGCGTGCGGTGATCGATGCTGCCAAGCACCACGGCATTCCCATTCGTATCGGGGTCAATGCCGGGTCGCTCGAGAAAGAACTGCAGCGCAAGTATGGCGAGCCGACACCAGAGGCCCTGGTCGAGTCGGCCATGCGCCATATCGATATTCTCGATCGACTGGACTTCCAGGATTACAAGCTCAGCGTTAAAGCCTCTGATGTGTTCATGGCGGTGGCAGCCTATCGACAGATCGCCAGCCAGATCGAGCAGCCCCTGCATTTGGGGATCACCGAGGCCGGCGGTCTGCGCGGCGGCACTGTCAAGTCAGCGGTGGGCCTGGGGATGCTGTTGATGGACGGTATCGGTGATACCATCCGCATCTCGCTGGCGGCGGATCCGGTGGAAGAGGTCAAGGTCGGTTACGAGATTCTGAAAAGCCTGAAGCTGCGCAGTAAGGGAATTAACTTTATTGCCTGCCCGAGCTGCTCACGGCAAAACTTTGATGTGATTGGCACCATGAACGAGCTGGAAGCGCGGCTTGAGGATGTCACCACACCGCTGGATGTGGCCGTGATCGGCTGCATTGTGAATGGTCCGGGCGAAGCCAAGGAAGCGGATATCGGTCTGACCGGTGGCACGCCGCGCAACCTGGTTTATGTGGGCGGCGAAAAATCCCACAAGGTCGAGAACGTTGAACTGGTCGATCATCTCGAGAATTTGATCAGAGAAAAAGTCGCTGCCAAACAGCAGCAGGAAAAAGACCTGATTGCCCGCAGTTGA
- the der gene encoding ribosome biogenesis GTPase Der, with protein sequence MIPVIALVGRPNVGKSTLFNRLTKSRDALVANFPGLTRDRKYGEALFGDRRFMLIDTGGITGEEEGIDSAMAQQSLQAIEEADAVLLMLDARAGLLPADQGLIKHLRSCSKPVFFVANKVDGTDPDVAMAEFYQTGAAQIYPLTATHGRGVRKLLQDVLEFFPEAEQDSGAGLANGKKIAVVGRPNVGKSTLVNRMLGEDRVVVYDQPGTTRDSIYINYEREGESYTLIDTAGVRKRRHIHETVEKFSIVKTLKAIDDAHVVILVMDAREGIVEQDLHLLGQVVDAGRAVVVAINKWDGLDSDHKDRIKVELDRRLQFIDFAEVHFISALHGTGVGHLYESIEKAYESATRQLTTRNLTLILEGAVYDHAPPMINGRRIKLRLAHPGGSNPPIVVIHGNQTDKVPASYTRYLEKVYRRELKMVGTPIRIQFKTADNPYEGKKNTLTKRQIDRKRRLVSFVKKKENKKKRGK encoded by the coding sequence ATGATTCCTGTCATCGCTCTGGTTGGACGCCCCAATGTGGGTAAATCAACACTGTTCAACCGACTCACCAAGAGCCGGGACGCCCTGGTGGCCAACTTTCCCGGCCTGACCCGGGATCGCAAATATGGCGAGGCCCTGTTCGGGGATCGCCGCTTTATGCTGATTGATACCGGCGGTATTACCGGTGAAGAGGAAGGCATTGATTCGGCCATGGCCCAGCAGTCATTGCAGGCCATTGAGGAGGCCGATGCCGTGCTGCTGATGCTCGATGCCCGGGCCGGATTACTCCCCGCAGATCAGGGGCTGATAAAACATCTGCGCAGCTGTTCTAAACCCGTCTTTTTCGTTGCCAACAAAGTCGATGGCACCGATCCCGACGTGGCCATGGCGGAGTTTTACCAGACCGGTGCCGCGCAAATTTACCCGCTGACGGCAACCCACGGTCGCGGGGTGCGCAAACTGCTGCAGGATGTGCTGGAGTTCTTCCCCGAGGCAGAGCAGGACAGCGGTGCGGGTCTGGCCAATGGCAAAAAGATCGCGGTGGTGGGGCGACCCAACGTGGGTAAGTCCACGCTGGTTAACCGCATGCTCGGCGAAGATCGGGTGGTGGTGTACGATCAGCCGGGCACCACCCGGGACAGCATCTATATCAATTACGAGCGCGAAGGGGAGTCCTACACCCTGATCGACACTGCTGGGGTGCGCAAACGCCGTCACATCCATGAGACGGTGGAAAAATTCTCCATCGTTAAGACCCTGAAAGCGATTGATGATGCCCACGTTGTGATCCTGGTGATGGATGCCCGCGAGGGCATTGTTGAGCAGGATCTGCACTTGTTGGGGCAGGTTGTCGATGCTGGACGTGCGGTTGTGGTGGCCATTAACAAGTGGGACGGGCTTGATAGCGACCACAAGGACCGCATTAAGGTGGAGCTCGACCGGCGGCTGCAGTTTATTGACTTTGCCGAGGTGCATTTTATCTCCGCCCTGCACGGCACGGGTGTGGGTCACCTGTATGAGTCCATCGAGAAGGCCTACGAATCGGCCACGCGCCAACTGACCACCCGCAATCTCACCTTGATTCTGGAGGGCGCCGTCTACGATCACGCGCCGCCGATGATCAACGGGCGGCGGATCAAGCTGCGCCTGGCTCACCCCGGCGGCAGTAATCCACCTATTGTGGTGATCCACGGCAACCAGACCGACAAGGTGCCAGCCAGCTATACCCGCTATCTGGAGAAAGTTTACCGTCGTGAGCTGAAGATGGTGGGAACCCCCATTAGGATTCAGTTCAAGACCGCCGACAACCCTTATGAGGGTAAGAAAAATACCCTGACCAAGCGCCAGATTGACCGCAAGCGCCGCTTGGTGAGTTTTGTAAAGAAAAAGGAAAACAAGAAAAAACGCGGCAAGTAA
- a CDS encoding YbaN family protein encodes MSREPFIHKSPLIRYSLLILGWFSFVCGVIGILLPVVPTSPFLILSAACFLRSSPRFYYWLINHRWFGIYIRYYLDGKGIPRRAKVMILLMLWVMMLSSALLIVKIRWVSAVMIGIAAAVSLYIIRQPEPAVIKGDPEQR; translated from the coding sequence TTGAGTCGAGAACCCTTTATCCACAAAAGCCCCTTGATTCGCTACAGCCTGCTGATCCTCGGCTGGTTTTCATTTGTCTGCGGCGTGATCGGCATTCTGCTACCGGTGGTACCAACATCGCCGTTCTTAATCCTTAGCGCCGCCTGCTTTCTGCGCAGCTCTCCCCGCTTTTATTATTGGTTGATCAATCATCGTTGGTTCGGGATTTACATTCGCTATTACCTTGACGGCAAAGGCATTCCCCGGCGTGCGAAGGTGATGATTCTGCTGATGCTGTGGGTGATGATGCTAAGCAGTGCATTGTTGATTGTGAAAATTCGCTGGGTGTCAGCGGTCATGATTGGCATTGCCGCGGCCGTGAGCCTCTACATCATTCGCCAACCTGAACCCGCCGTCATCAAGGGCGACCCCGAGCAACGTTGA
- a CDS encoding GlxA family transcriptional regulator: protein MTKRVVLLGMDGVIATSILGTTDLFDVANVIGRRVGGEEELFQLLRVSPNGQAFRCSNGVEIGVDGDLGLVQPGDILFTPAYRVSRGSDVEPLISRWQEVGPWLRQVQASLELLVSHCSGVFMLAEAGVLNGGRATTAWWLHSALGRRYPAVSVETDDVCVHWQNILTGAATSAFYDITLQVIERYAGKHFARLLAKYMMLDNQRASQAPYAILPAAEINDPLMTRAEQWIRANMQREFRVEELADAMAVSPRTLIRRFQKHLGESPQTYTQKIRIEKSKILLETTRLRLGEIVARCGYSDESAFRRLFKRYCGVSPGEYRRRFASR, encoded by the coding sequence ATGACCAAACGGGTGGTATTGCTGGGGATGGACGGGGTGATCGCCACCAGTATTCTCGGCACGACGGATTTATTTGACGTTGCTAATGTGATTGGTCGGCGCGTTGGTGGCGAGGAAGAGTTGTTCCAGCTGCTCAGGGTCTCGCCCAACGGGCAGGCATTTCGATGCTCAAACGGCGTGGAGATCGGCGTCGATGGCGATCTTGGCCTGGTGCAGCCTGGTGATATTTTGTTTACCCCGGCATATCGGGTATCCCGGGGGAGTGATGTTGAGCCCCTGATCAGCCGATGGCAGGAAGTGGGGCCCTGGCTGCGCCAGGTGCAGGCTTCACTGGAGTTGCTGGTAAGCCATTGCAGCGGTGTGTTCATGTTGGCAGAGGCAGGTGTGCTCAACGGTGGCCGGGCCACCACGGCCTGGTGGCTGCACAGTGCCTTAGGACGCCGCTACCCCGCGGTTTCGGTGGAAACGGATGACGTTTGCGTGCACTGGCAAAATATTCTTACTGGCGCGGCGACCAGTGCGTTCTACGATATTACCCTGCAGGTGATTGAGCGCTACGCTGGCAAGCATTTCGCCCGCCTGTTAGCCAAGTACATGATGCTGGATAACCAACGCGCCTCCCAGGCACCCTATGCTATTTTGCCAGCGGCCGAAATTAACGACCCCCTGATGACTCGGGCTGAGCAGTGGATTCGGGCCAACATGCAGCGTGAATTTCGCGTAGAAGAACTGGCCGATGCCATGGCGGTCAGCCCGCGCACGCTGATTCGACGCTTCCAGAAACACCTTGGCGAATCGCCGCAAACCTATACCCAGAAGATCCGCATCGAAAAGAGCAAGATTCTGTTGGAGACCACCCGATTGCGACTGGGCGAAATTGTCGCACGGTGCGGCTACAGTGATGAGAGTGCTTTCAGACGCTTGTTCAAGCGCTATTGCGGGGTGTCGCCAGGGGAGTATCGCCGCCGCTTTGCCAGCCGATAA